The following proteins come from a genomic window of Gimesia chilikensis:
- a CDS encoding DUF368 domain-containing protein → MSDSEQSEPTSPSRFPARADLVQVGRGLLMGGADIIPGVSGGTVALILGIYQRLITAISHCDARLFQMLLRREWSAAARHLDLRFIIPLGIGILTGVVSLASLMHYLLDYHLQLTLSLFFGLILASSFLVAQMVQRWTVLNVLAFIVSTIGVYILVGEHSIKPPEGNLYVFFCGMIAICAMILPGISGALILILLGKYHDVTGLLKTIPRELLKGNIDWNGLLTVLVFVLGCLLGLILFSKVLRWLLHNHHTLTMAVLCGLMVGSLRRIWPFKVDVTPYTSDQTPEMVPFKHRIYENIWPESFGGMFWSSIALIVVAALLVWGLDRLSQKYAMHDSSEM, encoded by the coding sequence ATGTCTGATTCCGAGCAGTCTGAACCAACTTCCCCTTCCCGTTTTCCCGCGCGTGCGGATCTGGTTCAGGTGGGACGGGGCCTGCTGATGGGGGGCGCCGATATTATCCCCGGCGTTTCCGGTGGAACGGTAGCGTTGATCCTGGGCATCTATCAGCGACTGATTACCGCGATCAGCCACTGTGACGCGCGGCTGTTTCAAATGCTGCTTCGGCGCGAATGGTCGGCTGCAGCCCGGCACCTGGATCTGCGGTTCATCATTCCCCTGGGGATTGGCATTCTGACCGGGGTCGTCAGCCTGGCGAGCCTGATGCATTACCTGCTCGACTATCATCTGCAGCTGACACTTTCCCTGTTTTTTGGTCTGATTCTGGCTTCGAGTTTCCTGGTCGCCCAGATGGTGCAGCGCTGGACCGTCTTGAACGTGCTGGCGTTCATTGTCTCCACGATTGGTGTATATATTCTTGTGGGAGAACATTCGATTAAGCCGCCTGAAGGGAATCTGTATGTTTTCTTCTGTGGCATGATCGCGATCTGTGCGATGATTCTCCCCGGCATCAGCGGCGCGCTGATCCTGATTCTGCTGGGCAAATATCACGATGTGACCGGACTGTTGAAGACGATTCCCAGGGAACTGCTCAAGGGGAACATCGACTGGAACGGCCTGCTGACGGTGCTGGTGTTCGTACTGGGCTGCCTGCTGGGACTGATTCTGTTCAGCAAGGTGCTCCGCTGGCTGCTGCACAACCATCACACACTGACGATGGCCGTGCTGTGCGGGTTGATGGTTGGTTCGCTGAGACGGATCTGGCCGTTCAAGGTGGATGTTACGCCTTACACCAGTGATCAGACTCCGGAAATGGTTCCGTTCAAGCACCGGATTTACGAAAATATCTGGCCGGAATCATTTGGCGGGATGTTCTGGTCATCGATCGCACTCATCGTCGTGGCGGCCCTGCTCGTCTGGGGGCTGGACCGCCTGTCGCAGAAATACGCGATGCACGATTCTTCAGAAATGTAA
- the uvrA gene encoding excinuclease ABC subunit UvrA — protein MSQKDIIITGAREHNLRNVSVQLPRNRLIVMTGVSGSGKSSLAFDTLYAEGQRRYVESLSSYARQFLGQMPKPEVDSISGLAPSISIQQKMSGRNPRSTVGTITEIYDYLRVLFARVGQGYCEKCGKPITSQSSERIIDSIGLMPDKTRYSILAPLIQQQKGEYKDLFEDLLKQGFLRARVDGRMVQLSDQLQLDRQMRHTIEVVIDRLVAGKVSRSRLAESVELALKMSNGTLIVVEEVSSKSQPGQQETDQPAPEKLYSSRYACADCGISYEPPTPQLFSFNSPLGMCGECNGLGMRYDFPLDAILSSETKSIQKGAFELLGPLSKVGKWRRHIYQGVARSIERDLKMEEDSFLKTPWNELPEAAQQQFLFGTGERNITFSWRHSGGVWKHGGTWDGYVEELLESYRKTSNPMRRKQLEKYMDFVQCSSCQGTRLNSQARQVRIASLSYAEKEDKDPVTRTLPEVCAFSIEEAAHFFETLDLDQTGLLIAEEVLKEIRGRLGFLLRCGLNYLTLDRTAPTLSGGESQRIRLAGQIGCGLVGVVYILDEPSIGLHPRDNTMLLESLCDLRDQGNTVIVVEHDEETMRAADHIVDFGPGPGVRGGYIVAEGTYQNVLKAKESVTAAFLSGKEKIEIPETRRKLVKKESLHIKGAKHHNLKDIDVRIPTKGVICVTGVSGSGKSSLINDILWPVLNKKVNKGKGNPGEHQKVTGLELIDKAIDIDQSPIGRTPRSNPATYVKVFDLIRDLYAKLPDSRMRGYKAGRFSFNVPGGRCEACEGHGANKLEMDFLADVWVPCPVCEGRRFHHETLEIRYKGASIAEVLDMDIQQAIEHFQNVPKILKLLESLHDVGLDYLKLGQPSPTLSGGEAQRVKLARELGKRSTGNTFYLLDEPTTGLHFADVKLLLKVLHHLADAGNTVLVVEHHLDVIKTADWVIDLGPEGGEGGGRILIEGTPEEVAACPWSYTGLALKEQTDLVPAKLPAKAKGRQTLTLNNPHHRWQSAVPKSNGASPKDSREITIRGAGQHNLQNLDVQITRDQMNVFCGPSGSGKSSLAMDTLYAEGQRRYVESLSAYARQFLGQMPKPKFEHIHGLSPAIAIEQKTTGHSPRSTVGTVTEIYDYLRVLYARLGKMYCPDCDVPVETQTTDEVIQRILDMEEGTKLLILAPVDINVGQAYDTLWEKLNTQGFRRVRIDGTTYRLEDVPDIDRRRRHEVEVVIDRITVAAKNRSRIADSVESALALGEGLMYACYCEDDVPEPEWDFETFSLYYFCEQCGQSFEELTPHNYSFNSPLGWCEYCEGLGTELGTNLSELIPDPNRSLGEAAVAAWPDPRTNAAFAQTLEAIARQFRIPLDVPFNQLTVKQQRVILYGDEERWIPLDESGKIQFQFKGLYPAIEEASRLSFAFRSRLHEMTGEVPCSVCNGSRLRTDAAAVRFQGKTIGQFCDLPLQAALDFIKQAKLNKREKQIAGDLIKEATSRLQFLVDVGLDYLTLSRPLPTLSGGESQRIRLAGQVGRSLTGVLYVLDEPTIGLHPRDNTRLINTLKKLRDIGNTIVMVEHDREVLEASDCLYDFGPGAGRFGGTIVGKGSPKQLKRSKKSMTGQYLADQRTIAIPSERRVIYEKQGKADVPLSPTGHWLELTGARHHNLQSVDLQIPLGSFTCITGVSGSGKSSLIEETLARAVTKKLHRAKEAPGPYQDLLGLDQINKAIIVDQRPLGNTPASNPATYTGVFDQIRELFSRLPEAKVRGYQPGRFSFNRSGGRCEDCEGNGQRCIEMHFLPDVWVTCETCNGKRYNQETLSVKYKGKSIADVLEMSIGEVAELFSNIPAIRRTMETLCAIGLDYLTLGQSAPTLSGGESQRVKLAAELARPNTGKTLYLLDEPTTGLHFDDIAKLLKVLNSLVELGNTVIVIEHNLDVIKTADWLVDVGPEAGSGGGQIIAAGTPEKLVEHAKAYQKQTKSRSTRKSKLPVLLRSYTGEILQPILASGQRTEREVFDAQSLGEKQEGDLDLKQIGRDAQMPWQQDGRRWHTQDHVSLSGAACQWEGAALESIIDFIENKDGFGEINWNHRSIVEVNGPVKKQGWFLHANTGDEWLLRLSFRVKRNTFQQEPLREQLALKSLDDLDELPIYGRSNRVRVKNLKGPWQEVTLTIHWLEEIETPAFQEFLETAAESFLGLIHREEIKPDEIMPWKVLKKKWHLSRKGFPNNKRVAWDPELLESLFEVLEKTYADSSIQWDSKSLVNFVQAGKRKPFLTIHTKRREGVDVTFRAADGKITLGKIADLGSEREIKTDSRGNEQARIRFTKSAQVESKAFQQLLKSVSG, from the coding sequence ATGTCACAAAAAGATATCATCATTACCGGTGCCCGTGAACACAACCTGCGGAATGTCAGTGTGCAGCTGCCCCGCAATCGCCTGATCGTCATGACGGGCGTCAGTGGTTCGGGTAAAAGCTCACTCGCCTTCGATACCCTCTACGCGGAAGGGCAGCGGCGGTACGTCGAATCGCTCTCCAGCTATGCCCGGCAGTTCCTCGGACAGATGCCTAAGCCCGAGGTCGACTCCATTTCGGGACTGGCACCCTCCATCTCGATTCAACAGAAGATGAGCGGTCGTAACCCGCGCAGTACCGTCGGTACCATCACTGAGATCTATGACTATCTCCGCGTGCTCTTCGCCCGGGTCGGTCAGGGTTACTGTGAAAAGTGCGGTAAGCCGATCACATCGCAGAGCAGCGAGCGGATTATCGATTCCATCGGGCTGATGCCGGATAAGACCCGCTATTCGATTCTGGCGCCACTCATCCAGCAGCAGAAAGGGGAATACAAAGACCTCTTCGAAGATCTGCTCAAGCAGGGTTTTCTAAGGGCCCGCGTTGACGGACGCATGGTCCAGCTCTCCGATCAGCTGCAACTCGATCGCCAGATGCGGCACACCATCGAAGTGGTCATCGATCGCCTGGTCGCCGGCAAAGTCAGTCGTTCCCGACTGGCCGAATCAGTCGAGCTGGCACTCAAAATGTCGAACGGTACATTGATCGTCGTTGAGGAAGTCTCGTCAAAATCGCAGCCGGGACAGCAGGAGACAGACCAGCCCGCACCCGAAAAACTCTATAGCTCGCGCTACGCTTGTGCCGATTGTGGCATCAGTTACGAACCACCCACACCGCAGCTGTTCAGTTTCAACAGTCCGCTCGGGATGTGTGGCGAATGTAACGGGCTCGGAATGCGGTACGACTTTCCGCTGGACGCGATTCTTTCCAGCGAGACAAAGTCGATTCAAAAGGGCGCCTTCGAACTGCTGGGGCCCTTGAGCAAAGTCGGTAAGTGGAGACGGCATATCTATCAGGGCGTCGCTCGCTCCATCGAACGCGACCTGAAAATGGAGGAAGACAGCTTCCTCAAAACCCCCTGGAATGAACTTCCCGAGGCGGCTCAGCAGCAGTTCCTGTTTGGAACGGGGGAGCGGAACATCACATTCAGCTGGCGTCATTCCGGCGGGGTCTGGAAGCACGGCGGCACCTGGGACGGTTATGTCGAAGAGCTCCTGGAAAGCTATCGCAAAACCAGTAACCCGATGCGACGGAAACAGCTCGAAAAATACATGGATTTCGTGCAGTGCTCCAGTTGTCAGGGAACCCGGCTCAACTCGCAGGCACGACAAGTCCGGATTGCCTCGCTCAGTTATGCCGAAAAGGAAGATAAGGACCCGGTCACCAGAACGCTGCCGGAAGTCTGTGCTTTCAGCATCGAGGAAGCTGCCCATTTCTTCGAAACGCTGGACCTCGATCAGACCGGCCTGCTGATCGCAGAAGAAGTTCTCAAAGAAATCCGCGGACGACTCGGCTTTCTATTACGCTGCGGACTGAATTACCTGACCCTCGATCGCACAGCGCCGACTCTTTCCGGGGGAGAAAGCCAGCGGATCCGGCTCGCCGGTCAGATCGGCTGTGGACTGGTCGGCGTGGTCTACATTCTCGATGAACCTTCCATCGGCCTGCATCCCCGCGACAACACCATGCTGCTGGAAAGTCTCTGTGATCTTCGCGATCAGGGCAATACCGTCATCGTGGTCGAGCATGATGAAGAGACGATGCGGGCTGCAGACCATATTGTGGACTTCGGTCCCGGCCCCGGTGTGCGGGGAGGCTACATCGTCGCGGAAGGCACGTATCAGAATGTCCTCAAAGCCAAAGAGAGTGTGACGGCCGCCTTCCTGTCGGGCAAAGAGAAAATCGAAATCCCGGAAACCCGTCGCAAGCTGGTCAAAAAAGAATCGCTCCACATCAAGGGCGCCAAACATCATAACCTGAAAGACATCGATGTGCGGATTCCCACGAAAGGGGTGATCTGCGTGACCGGCGTCAGTGGTTCGGGTAAGAGCTCTCTGATCAACGATATTCTCTGGCCTGTACTAAATAAGAAGGTCAATAAAGGGAAGGGGAACCCCGGCGAACATCAGAAAGTCACCGGTCTGGAACTGATCGACAAAGCCATCGACATCGATCAGTCTCCCATCGGTCGAACCCCGCGTTCGAATCCCGCGACTTATGTCAAAGTCTTCGACCTGATTCGTGACCTGTATGCCAAACTGCCCGATTCCCGCATGCGGGGGTACAAAGCGGGACGCTTCAGTTTCAACGTGCCCGGCGGACGTTGTGAAGCCTGCGAAGGCCACGGTGCTAACAAGCTGGAGATGGACTTCCTGGCGGATGTCTGGGTCCCCTGTCCGGTCTGTGAAGGCCGTCGTTTCCATCACGAAACCCTGGAGATTCGTTATAAAGGTGCGAGCATCGCGGAAGTTCTCGACATGGACATCCAGCAGGCAATCGAACATTTCCAGAACGTGCCCAAGATTCTGAAGCTGCTGGAATCGCTGCACGATGTCGGACTGGATTATCTGAAGCTCGGACAACCCTCGCCTACACTCTCCGGCGGTGAAGCCCAACGGGTCAAGCTGGCCCGCGAACTGGGGAAACGTTCTACAGGAAATACCTTTTATCTGCTGGACGAACCGACCACCGGTCTGCATTTTGCCGACGTCAAACTGTTGCTCAAGGTCCTGCACCACCTGGCCGATGCCGGGAATACGGTGCTCGTCGTCGAACATCACCTGGACGTGATTAAAACCGCAGACTGGGTCATCGACCTGGGACCCGAGGGGGGCGAAGGGGGAGGCCGGATTCTGATCGAGGGCACACCAGAAGAAGTCGCCGCCTGTCCCTGGTCTTATACGGGGCTCGCGCTGAAAGAACAGACCGACCTGGTTCCCGCGAAGTTACCTGCGAAAGCCAAAGGCAGACAGACCCTTACGCTCAATAATCCGCACCATCGCTGGCAGTCCGCCGTCCCGAAATCCAACGGCGCCTCTCCCAAAGACAGCCGGGAGATCACGATCCGCGGTGCCGGCCAGCACAACCTGCAGAATCTGGATGTGCAGATCACCCGCGACCAGATGAACGTCTTCTGTGGTCCCAGCGGAAGTGGTAAAAGTTCACTGGCGATGGATACGCTCTACGCAGAAGGCCAGCGGCGGTATGTCGAATCGCTGTCAGCCTATGCCCGGCAGTTCCTGGGACAGATGCCCAAGCCCAAATTCGAACACATTCACGGCCTCTCTCCGGCAATCGCCATCGAGCAGAAAACCACCGGCCATTCTCCCCGCTCCACGGTCGGCACGGTCACTGAGATCTATGATTATCTCCGCGTACTCTACGCCCGACTCGGGAAGATGTACTGTCCCGATTGTGACGTTCCCGTCGAAACACAAACCACCGACGAAGTCATCCAGCGAATTCTGGATATGGAAGAGGGGACGAAGCTGCTGATTCTCGCTCCCGTCGATATCAATGTCGGGCAGGCATACGACACGCTCTGGGAGAAACTCAACACGCAGGGCTTCCGTCGCGTTCGCATTGACGGCACCACGTATCGCCTGGAAGACGTTCCGGATATCGACCGTCGCCGTCGTCATGAAGTCGAAGTTGTGATCGACCGCATCACCGTGGCTGCGAAAAACCGCTCCCGCATAGCAGACTCTGTCGAATCGGCGCTGGCTCTTGGGGAAGGGCTGATGTATGCCTGCTACTGTGAAGACGATGTGCCGGAACCGGAATGGGATTTCGAAACGTTCAGCCTGTATTACTTCTGCGAACAGTGTGGCCAGAGCTTCGAAGAGCTGACGCCCCACAATTACTCGTTCAACAGTCCACTCGGCTGGTGTGAATACTGCGAAGGCCTCGGAACCGAACTGGGTACGAACCTCTCGGAACTGATTCCCGATCCGAACCGGAGCCTGGGCGAAGCCGCGGTCGCCGCCTGGCCCGATCCGCGTACCAACGCTGCGTTCGCGCAGACTCTGGAAGCCATCGCACGGCAGTTCCGGATTCCCCTGGACGTCCCCTTCAATCAATTGACGGTCAAACAGCAACGCGTGATTCTCTACGGCGACGAAGAACGCTGGATCCCCCTGGATGAAAGTGGCAAAATTCAGTTCCAGTTTAAGGGGCTCTACCCGGCGATTGAGGAAGCGTCGCGATTATCATTCGCGTTCCGCAGTCGTCTGCATGAGATGACTGGCGAAGTTCCCTGTTCGGTCTGTAATGGCAGCCGCCTCCGCACGGATGCTGCCGCCGTCCGCTTCCAGGGTAAGACGATCGGCCAGTTTTGTGATCTACCGCTGCAGGCCGCTCTGGACTTTATCAAACAGGCGAAACTCAACAAGCGTGAAAAACAGATCGCCGGTGACCTGATCAAGGAAGCCACCAGTCGTCTGCAGTTCCTTGTCGATGTGGGGCTCGATTACCTCACCTTGAGCCGTCCGCTGCCGACCCTCTCCGGCGGAGAGAGTCAGCGCATTCGCCTGGCCGGGCAGGTGGGACGTTCACTGACCGGGGTCCTGTATGTGCTGGACGAACCGACCATCGGTCTGCATCCGCGCGATAACACGCGCCTGATTAACACGCTGAAAAAACTGCGGGACATCGGCAATACAATTGTGATGGTCGAGCATGACCGCGAAGTGCTTGAAGCGTCTGACTGTCTCTATGATTTCGGGCCCGGTGCCGGCCGCTTTGGCGGGACGATTGTCGGAAAAGGTTCCCCAAAGCAGTTGAAGCGTAGCAAAAAGTCGATGACCGGTCAGTATCTGGCCGATCAGAGGACGATTGCCATCCCCAGTGAGCGGCGTGTGATCTATGAAAAACAGGGGAAAGCAGACGTTCCGCTTTCGCCCACCGGACACTGGCTGGAACTGACCGGCGCCCGCCACCACAATCTGCAGTCCGTCGATCTTCAGATTCCGCTCGGCTCATTCACCTGTATTACAGGCGTTTCCGGATCGGGTAAGAGTTCACTCATCGAAGAAACACTGGCCCGGGCGGTGACGAAAAAACTGCATCGCGCCAAGGAAGCCCCCGGTCCCTACCAGGATCTGCTGGGACTGGATCAGATCAATAAAGCGATCATCGTCGATCAGCGTCCCCTGGGGAACACACCCGCATCAAACCCCGCGACTTATACCGGTGTGTTCGATCAGATTCGCGAACTCTTCTCGCGACTGCCGGAAGCGAAGGTGCGCGGCTATCAACCCGGCCGCTTCAGCTTTAACCGATCCGGGGGCCGTTGTGAAGACTGTGAGGGCAACGGTCAGCGGTGTATTGAGATGCACTTCCTGCCCGATGTCTGGGTGACCTGTGAAACCTGTAACGGCAAACGTTACAACCAGGAAACGCTCTCGGTCAAATACAAAGGCAAGTCCATCGCGGATGTGCTGGAGATGTCGATCGGCGAAGTCGCGGAACTGTTCAGCAACATTCCCGCCATCCGTCGCACGATGGAAACCCTGTGCGCCATCGGTCTGGATTACCTCACCCTTGGACAATCGGCGCCCACTCTTTCCGGCGGTGAATCGCAGCGGGTGAAGCTGGCAGCAGAACTCGCACGTCCCAATACGGGTAAGACACTCTACCTGCTGGATGAACCAACGACCGGTCTCCACTTTGACGATATCGCCAAACTGCTCAAAGTCTTAAACAGCCTGGTGGAACTCGGCAACACGGTGATTGTCATCGAACACAATCTCGATGTGATTAAGACCGCAGACTGGCTGGTAGACGTCGGTCCGGAAGCCGGCAGCGGCGGTGGTCAGATCATCGCCGCCGGCACACCCGAAAAGCTGGTCGAACATGCGAAGGCTTATCAGAAGCAGACGAAGTCCCGAAGCACCCGCAAATCAAAACTACCGGTCCTGCTCCGATCGTATACCGGCGAGATTCTGCAGCCGATTCTTGCTTCCGGTCAACGAACAGAGCGCGAAGTCTTCGATGCACAGAGCCTCGGCGAAAAACAGGAAGGGGACCTCGATCTCAAACAGATCGGGCGCGACGCCCAGATGCCCTGGCAGCAGGATGGTCGTCGCTGGCATACCCAGGATCATGTTTCGCTTTCCGGAGCCGCCTGTCAGTGGGAAGGCGCTGCACTCGAATCAATCATTGATTTTATCGAGAACAAGGACGGCTTCGGCGAGATCAACTGGAACCATCGCAGTATTGTCGAAGTCAACGGCCCGGTGAAAAAGCAGGGCTGGTTCCTGCACGCGAACACCGGCGATGAATGGCTGTTAAGGCTCAGCTTCCGCGTCAAACGCAATACGTTCCAGCAGGAACCGCTGCGGGAGCAACTCGCGTTGAAGTCACTCGACGATCTGGATGAACTTCCCATTTACGGGCGGTCTAATCGGGTGCGGGTCAAAAATCTCAAGGGACCCTGGCAGGAAGTCACACTCACCATCCACTGGCTGGAAGAAATCGAAACTCCGGCCTTCCAGGAATTCCTGGAAACGGCAGCAGAATCCTTCCTGGGGCTGATTCATCGCGAGGAGATCAAGCCAGACGAAATTATGCCTTGGAAGGTGCTCAAAAAGAAATGGCATCTCTCCCGTAAAGGCTTCCCCAATAACAAGCGGGTTGCCTGGGATCCGGAACTGCTGGAAAGCCTCTTCGAGGTGCTGGAAAAGACGTATGCTGATTCGTCGATTCAATGGGACAGCAAATCACTGGTCAATTTTGTTCAGGCTGGCAAACGCAAACCGTTTCTGACAATCCATACCAAGCGGCGGGAAGGGGTGGATGTCACTTTTCGGGCCGCCGATGGAAAAATTACTCTGGGTAAAATTGCTGATCTGGGAAGTGAACGCGAAATCAAAACCGATTCTCGCGGTAACGAGCAGGCCCGCATTCGCTTTACGAAGTCAGCGCAGGTCGAATCGAAGGCATTTCAGCAACTGTTGAAGTCAGTCAGCGGCTGA
- the ispE gene encoding 4-(cytidine 5'-diphospho)-2-C-methyl-D-erythritol kinase, whose protein sequence is MLFSYPHSRSVTVHAPAKLNLFLSIDKKRPDGFHDITSLMLSVGIYDTLVFTEDPSTEVALSVAEANSLQPQRDTDQQIPTGEDNLVVRAVRLLQAKTGTQRGLRIQLIKRIPAEAGLGGGSSDAAAALFAANQLWHLGLSPEELRGLAAELGSDIPFFLTESNAAICRGRGELIEPVSIPQCLHFVIARPQSGLSTADVYRQCRVGTHSNNQVERLTRDLASGQFHSISHLMLNDLQAPAEQLNSDILILKDYFSKQSVLGHMMSGSGTAYFGVCQNRAQASQVAARLRSTVKGHVFVVQNRL, encoded by the coding sequence ATGCTCTTTTCTTATCCCCATTCACGTTCCGTTACAGTTCATGCTCCTGCCAAATTAAATTTGTTCTTAAGCATCGATAAAAAGCGCCCCGACGGTTTTCACGACATTACTTCGTTGATGCTGTCGGTGGGAATATACGACACTTTAGTTTTCACGGAGGATCCTTCAACAGAAGTTGCGTTGAGTGTTGCCGAAGCAAATTCACTTCAGCCCCAACGAGACACAGACCAGCAGATCCCGACTGGTGAAGATAACCTGGTAGTGCGTGCTGTCCGGTTACTTCAGGCAAAAACGGGAACACAGCGGGGATTGCGGATCCAGTTGATCAAACGCATTCCTGCAGAGGCTGGACTCGGAGGGGGATCAAGCGATGCAGCGGCAGCCTTATTCGCTGCCAATCAACTATGGCATTTGGGGTTGTCGCCTGAAGAATTACGAGGTCTGGCGGCCGAGCTGGGGAGTGACATTCCGTTCTTTCTCACAGAGAGCAATGCAGCCATCTGTCGGGGAAGAGGTGAACTGATCGAACCCGTTTCCATTCCCCAATGTCTCCACTTTGTGATTGCTCGACCCCAGTCGGGTTTATCCACGGCGGACGTTTATCGGCAGTGTCGAGTAGGAACGCACTCAAATAATCAGGTTGAGCGTCTGACGCGTGATCTGGCTTCTGGGCAGTTTCATTCAATTTCCCACCTCATGTTGAATGATCTGCAGGCGCCTGCGGAACAGCTGAATTCGGATATATTAATTTTAAAAGATTACTTCTCAAAACAATCTGTTTTGGGGCATATGATGAGTGGAAGCGGAACGGCCTATTTTGGTGTCTGCCAGAATCGGGCACAGGCTTCCCAGGTCGCTGCGCGATTACGATCCACAGTGAAAGGGCATGTATTTGTTGTCCAGAACCGACTATAG
- a CDS encoding SpoVG family protein yields MEISEVRIKLMNDPHERLLAFCSITFDVSFVIRDLKIIQGAKGAFVAMPSRKLMDRCPKCHTKNHLRASFCNQCGVRLDENRADKDDAGRARLYADIAHPINSECRELIQEEVLKAYEEERVSAQQEGYICRYDDFGEEDYARLGPYEEDYDETPLVQSSRTESTVHRKNGQVFRIDAAEDRSDGKPPHHNPADQPAADRVTSQNREPGAQGDSFGSGIV; encoded by the coding sequence ATGGAGATCAGTGAAGTACGCATCAAATTGATGAATGACCCACACGAAAGATTGCTGGCATTCTGCTCAATTACTTTCGACGTCTCATTCGTCATCCGGGATCTGAAAATCATTCAGGGGGCCAAAGGTGCCTTCGTGGCGATGCCCAGCCGCAAGCTGATGGATCGTTGTCCCAAGTGTCATACCAAGAACCATCTGCGCGCCTCGTTCTGTAACCAGTGTGGCGTGCGTCTGGATGAAAACCGGGCGGACAAAGATGACGCCGGTCGCGCCCGTCTCTATGCCGACATCGCGCATCCCATCAATTCCGAATGCCGGGAATTGATCCAGGAAGAGGTCCTCAAGGCGTATGAGGAAGAGCGCGTCTCCGCGCAGCAGGAAGGTTACATCTGCCGCTATGATGATTTCGGCGAAGAAGATTACGCGCGGCTCGGACCCTACGAAGAGGACTACGACGAGACACCTCTGGTCCAGTCCTCCCGCACGGAATCGACCGTTCACCGCAAGAACGGTCAGGTATTTCGAATTGATGCTGCTGAGGACCGCTCGGATGGGAAACCACCCCATCATAATCCGGCCGATCAGCCAGCCGCCGACAGGGTTACTTCGCAGAATCGTGAACCGGGTGCCCAGGGTGACTCTTTCGGTTCAGGAATCGTCTGA